Genomic window (Magnolia sinica isolate HGM2019 chromosome 6, MsV1, whole genome shotgun sequence):
GCACcatacatgtgccaatgtgccacataTGTGACATGTACAACCACCCATCATCAAGTATGTCAACATGCCACATGccccaatgtgccacatgtgcaacataTGCCGCTCTCATCTTCAAGTACCATGTGAAATTGTACCGTATGTGCTATTGCGCTATATGTTGCCATCCATCTTTAAGTGCctcacatatgccacatgtagAACATATGCCCCCATCTATCTTCAAACATTCCACAAGTGCCAATGTGTCACTTGTAAGAGTGTGATGCATGTGCCACAACCCATCTTCAGTGCACACAAGCCTTTTGTCTTTGAGTaaagttttcattttaaaaaaatccctTTTTTTTCCCAAACAACAGATTTGGaactgaaaaaaaattaaaaaaatccaagaaaatcttgttgaaaagcAATAAAGGGAAATGACTTTTCATTTCTCGTTGTTTTTTGAAATGGCGTTTCCTGGAAAACACTATTTTCCTCTATCTTTTTTCCACAAAGGCAAACTGGCCCTTAATAGTCTCCACAGAGAAGGATTTGCTGGTGAAGATCCTCCCATTCCTTTCCACACACACCACTTGAGTGTGGGAGGGAGATCACACAAAGAAGCCTAATGCACCATTAAAGTGGGAATTCTTCACTTTATAATCTCGCTAGGGAAGGATTTGCTGATGAAGATCCTCCCTTTCCTTTCCACACATACCACATGAGGGAGGCCACACACTGAAGCCTAATCCACCACTGAAGCGGGAATTCTTCTTGTAATTATCTCGCAAGAGAAGGATTTGCTGATGAAGATCCAGCTACCATACACCGAAGCTTAATCCACCATTGAGGTGGGGATTCTTCTTGTAATAATTTCTCAAGAGAAGGATCTGCTGACAAATATCCTCCCATTCCTTTCCACACACACTGCATGATGGCATAGGGAAGCAAGTTCCAAAATACATTCCTCCTAACCGAGAAACAACTCCCTGTCTGTCAACCCAAGAATGAGGATTTGCTGCTGAAGATCCTCCCATGCCTTTCTACACTCACTCACCACATGATAGCAAAGGAAGAACTTCACAATATATTCCTCTTGCGAAACAGCCCTGTTTGTTGACCCAAGAAGGAGGTTTTTCACACAATCACACAAGAAGAAAAAGGGAATCAAGAAAATACCTTCGAATCCTTCATCCTGAAGCCAATGGTGATGAATTTTTGTTGCCATGTTAGAGTTCATTGCTTTTTTCTCTAGATAATATCGATTATATTCTCTGGTTCTCCCTTGTATCTTTTTGTATTTCCTTATTGTTTACATTCCTTAGATTTGTATCCTCAAGCtgtatattatgtttgtaaacaGTTGAtgataacctatttattttattcttactTATATGTTTTTACAACAGAGGAAACTCTGCACTGTTcttctgagaagttttcaatatcTTCAGATTCGTCGGAGTACTTGATTTTTCTCCCTGATCCCTATGCTTTGTTTCACTTTCTAAGGAACATGCTTCCGTACCAGAATTTTCTTGTAGTTACCATGGAGAGCATGTTTTGGTGTCTCTATGATTTTGCTGATGCTGAGTTATTGCTGCATGATGAATGAAATGGTTGCCAGCATGATCTTTCAATGCATAGACGACTCCTATACAAGTAAACATTTATCTTGCATGATGCAAAGTGCCATATTTTAAGGTTGTCGACTTTACTTTTGGACCCTACTTTCTGGGTCATCTATTCATCTTGTTTCAAGTGAAATACTATCCATTAGGtggaaaaagtaaaaaagaaaatttgtGGAATGATTTGTTGTTTGATGGTTTGCGCTGGTTTTTTGTTTGGTTTTCTGTACTTATGTAATTGTCCTCTGTCTGCATTTAACGTGCAATTGTATATAAGATTCAGTGATTTAAAGTTATCAAAATTTGGTTTGGACTTTCGACTGTTTGTAGGTTTCACGGAATACTGAGACGGGCTTAAGTCGAGGATCCGGTTATGTTACGATGAGTTCTATTCCTGAAGCTAAAGCAGCAATTGCTGCTTTGGATGGATCTGTAAGTTCCAAACAAGCCGCTGTGGAACTTAAACCTTTTctattttgttctttttcttcttcttctttctgttgATTTTAACATGCCTCTTTCATCTGTTTACTTTTTCTAGGATTTAGGTGGGCGTGAAATGCACGTTAGATTTTCAGTTgatttattttctagaaaaaaagATACCGGTGCTCTGAATTCTGCCATGAAGAACATAGTTTTTGAAAGCCCGTATAAAGCGTATGTTGGCAATCTTGCATGGTCTGTGAGACCTGAAGATTTGAGAGAACATTTTAGCCAATTTGGAAATGTGGTCAGCACCAGGGTTCTGTACGATCGTAAAGCAGGGAAAAGCCGTGTCTATGGATTTATTTCCTTCTCTTCAGCTGCAGAACTTGAGGCTGCGAAATCTTCAAGTGGAAAGGTAAAGTCATTTTATCTTCTTTATGATTTCATGCATAAGGGTCCATCTCTTTCAGTCTTCTTCAttcatttcttctcttttttcactGTACAATTTTGACAGGCAGTTACCTCCTGAAATGGCAATTTGATTGAGGGTGTATGCGATGTTCTGCTTTCTGCTTTCTGCTTTCATTAGTGGATGGGAACTGGGAAGTGCTCCATCCAAATCCTAATTGGGGTAAAAGCAGGACCTTCCTGTTCTTGTCCCAATTGAGATTTAGGGCCGAAAGAAGCGAGAAAAAAACCCACTCGCTCAAACCCAAAGTGGTCAAAACAATCTTTCTACTCTTGTTTCATTGACACTTCCTGTTCATTTGTCTTGAACAGGAGTTCCGTGGGCGTACATTATTGGTGAGGGAAATTTTTAAAAAGGAGTGAGCCATGATGGTAGCAGTCAAAAAGTTTTGTGACTATTTCTTGCCATCAGAGCCAAATTCCCTCATAAATCTAGAAAAGACAAGAGTAGCTTAGGCCCACCATACTGCATGGTCCTGCTGATTCCTGAACTCGCCATGCTTGTGTCTCATATCGGAGTGAGTGCTGCTGAAATTTTTACTAGATGTGAACATCAGATCCCGATATTGGAGGAATTCCCCATCCACGACTATTAATCCGTACTTTTTGTGTTTTGTGAAGATCTCTATGAATACTTATATCATGATCCTATAACAAGATTACTCAATTGTTTTGGCTGCTTCGAGCAAGCGATCtcattgtttgattttttatagTTACTATCATGGGTATGGACACAGAGACAGGCTGTACAACATGGCAATTGCAACAAAATCCAGTCatgtatacatgcatacatacacatgTACTTACAACCCGACACGGTATATTGATCCAACCAGGTATGTTACAGTATTATAACAAAGTTATTTTGTATTATTGCTCCATTGTCTTTGCGATGACTGCAGTTTCATAACTTGTTGGCTTGATTAAGCTGGTAAAAGGACAGacttaaataaaattacaataccaAAACTTACAAATTCATGTCATTAGCTGTTCTATCACGATTAAGATTGCATTCTCATTATTGGTTTCTCCATCCTTTCCAAAAGTCTGGTTTGCACAGGCTCAGGTATCCGTACTATACAGTTGGTAGTTATTTGGGTATGTCACACCTGGCTCATGTGTGACCCACGTGTGAAAAATGAAGGGTATTTTTGTATATGTGACAATTCACAAAAATACCCTGTTTTTACATGCATGTGGGTGACACATGAGGCGCGtgcattgtttgaattatctctgatattattgaaatatctccgatattattgttatctccagcttggcgataccgataacaccagtagtattagaaattccaagcaTCAACAATGTATTACTTAGTACCACCAACgaatcgatatcgccaatatttttcaATCGTGTAAATTCCAGGCATCGCTTGTATTGTggatgtatcaatatcgccaatgtattgccaaaaatttttactatgtaaattctaggtgacgcttgtatcacaagtgcatcggtgatatttcaataatatcgccaatgtagaGATATCATAGAaagtttatttattaaaaaaaatctatttcaatttttttatgagcGCATTTTTGTATGCAGTTTTCAATCTGTCGTTGCTAATATtcataatatctcaatattatcattatcgcaacatgtgtgatatcaagaccacaatcttttgatTCCATTcatgttgttgatgatttctttgcaaaatatcatgagttgTCAATATTCTGCTTTTAAGCCCCTATTAAATATCATGAGTTGGATGGATTGGGTGGTtaaattggatggatgggatggttagactgtttcttacgatgacacatgcttttaagcccccattaagtgaaaacttattgtgtatacattctttttgcaaatttgttattcctaaatatgtaaacatgtgtattttagcatctcctgaagtttcattgaaaattctacCGTTTTTCCCAGGTTTTCTTGCATTTatggttatcagcgatatcgatattgtttccgtatccgcgacaagcgaaacttgtagcgatactgatacttcaaacactggttTGCGTGTGAAATATCCAAACAGTAGTTGATTTTTGAGGGGTGCTTGGCAACATGAAACCCCTTTTGTTATCTTCTTTGTCTAATTTTACTTGGTTTATCTTCTTTGTCTAATTTTACTTGGTTTATTTATGAATACAATTGTAATTGTAGCTAgggctgggcatcgagttgagttggactgagttagggctgacccgactcgatctggttttgaaatagacctgactcgaactcaacccgactcagtactgagtccagcatgcttgacttgATCTAAGTCCAggtttggcctggactaatccggaccgagtccgaccTAGTCACAGGTACCAAGTCGGGTTGAATGCAGCAGGTATCCATCAAATCtggagtttttatttatttatatgtacgagttgggttttggactgagtcgagtcagtaccgagttggattttgggtcggGTTGAGTCGAGTTACTGGTGACCTGAACTCAtctcggtttgagttcagattggatgTAGTCTACTtggttcggatcgactcacccactcggttcagGTCTGAGTCGGGTCTGaatgagtcggacgagtcgagtcgagttgtcccgtgcccagctcttTAATTGTAGCTGATATAGCATAAATAGAAAGAACCCatgtttttgttttctctttttacCACCATAGTGTCCATCAAGATCTGCCAAGCCCACATGCGTGTGCACTAAAGCTCCCACACGTGCCAAAATGGGACGATATGTCTGGGATACAATCTGTCTATCAGAATAGCACCATTTCATCAATgctctagcccaagaatcaggttgcaAACATACATCTCTGAAAAACTTGGATTAAGTTTTTTCAACactccacctgtttccaatattggagcCCAGATGTTAGctgaactatatatatatatatagggaaaacaTGTACGACGTCTGAACAATCTGATGGATGCATTAGGTCTTGAAGGTATGTGCCATGTTGTCACATCCATGTGCGCTTACCATTCACTTGGAATGAAAACGGTGATGTGCTTGTGGTTTGGAGAGAGGCAAATGAAGCAAGAGAGGATCTTGTTATTACAGAAACCTTATAGAAGCTTTATCTTGTTCTCAGGTCCATCAATTGTTGAATGTAACTCCTTTGTTTGAATGTTCAATCCAATCCCATTAAAAATCAGTTGTGAAAGAGTAAAAATAACAAACTGGGTCTAGCTCTGCTCCATTCTCTGTCTGCGAGGGACTGACTACCAAACTGCTAACTGCTATCATTTCAGATTCAATGTGAAAAACCACAGTTACGCGTTTGATTTTAAGCTAGGCGTTAAAATGGGGCCACCCCACATTGTTCGTTGGTGTATAAGCAACGAATTCCCCCACGTCGTACAAACTGTATGCCCCATTGCTGATTAGTTCTGTCTATTTGATGGCCGCTGGTTGGACGGCTAGCATTGTATCCTGGCCATTTATTAGCTGGGCCACACATTCACGTTGAACATGGACCACTGCCCAATGTTTTGACACAATCCTTAGTTTCGGGTGGTGGCACGCTCAAGGTGGGGCCGACCGATAAGCGACCTAAAGCTTGCGCACATGTGCCATGCTAACACGCGTGGCATGTGTATCAAATCCCAGCAGCACAAGTCATGGGCTCACTGCATATCGGTCATTTACTCGgaaatcaatttgattttagaCATGCCATGATGGTGAAAGAAACAACCGGTAGTGCCAACAATTTTGGACTAAAAATTACATGGTGGTTATCAATATTTATTTTGTAACCGTtgtgcaaaaaataataatttttggtGCGCGTGGTAAAACTTTGATTATCCATGTAAAATTTTGCGAAATCATGAGCCAAAGACAAgttcatcaaacacctaagtaGTTAGGTTTGCTACCAAATCCGGTACCATTTTCATTAAATTTGGATGGAGCATCCTCATCTCAGGTTGAGCCTCTTAGATTTTGTCAGTCAAAATGCTCGGAATGCAAAAGGGAATTCAACATATCGCTAAACAGTCACAAATTCAGTTTAAAACTTTAGGCAAATGGATGGCCAATAATGGTTAAAGCATGAATTGAATAATGACTTTCTTTGCCGAAAGAACACTTGTGGCAATTCGGCAAGAAGTTGAAACTAGTTCTATCGAAAATTTGGCACCGCCATAAATAGTACAACCCATGGCGCCAACACCATAGTCGACACCATGGGTACATCTTCCGCAATGGAGTACACCTCTTCCAATACAGGAAGTGTGGAATTTTCTGCCACCTGCTGATTTTAGCCGATCAAAACGGGATGTTACGAAAGGAAATCATGTCATACGGAAGCGGAACGAATGACCGAGAAAGGGAACAAAGCTTAGCAGaaatgggtccttgctcttgctccggtgttagactcttaggagttttaacacccggtcaagggttccagtacccatatataggtggtgaaatcccactaaggcgtgagtgtgtgtgcgtgtttaaaaaaaaaaaaaaagctttgtaGAAATAAGAGGAATCGTAAAAAAGAAGAAACGTAATAAAAAGAATGATTTAGAGAAAGGTTTTTCGACTATTATAACTATTGGAGTAATGGAAGAAACATATGAAAGAATCTATTATAACCTtggtccatagctcaagtggtagactgagtgaaagatacctcgtttcaacactgaggatttggtatcgatccctagtgggggtggctaatctatcaatttatcttttaccTCAGCCTAGACTAGCAGTAGCGATAATCCAGTAGTGGTTATTCTTAGCTATAGTCTTTAGTTTAAATAAAGCTGTatacgagttgaaccgagtcgagcttggcacaactcgaccactagttgaccccagctctaactcaacttggctcggctcggctcggttagTAGCTCCGAACAGTTCGAGCAGAGTTTgcgcctgtgcggcattttctcaaacacatggagtgcaccttcaatttctcacagtatgtaaaacagcaacagtagtttacaagtatttcatcaaacaactagtaggcaacatcaaaatcaagatacaatagtagttttatcatgtaatgtttttttttttttgtagtgatttgtttcatatccataccttccttgccaacaGCTGATCCCGTGAAGAATGAATGCAttcgaaacaacacttcgttgagtcatttaatcaaacacttggtgagcaacaacaatattaAAATAATCGAGTcatcaaactggttcgatccaagttcgattcgagttgagatTTGATTTGAGTCGATTCGAGCTAAGGTTTAATCTGAGTCGATTTGAActgaggtttgatccgagtcgattcgagcacggacaagctcgaactcggtcaAAATTTTTTCGAAGTctaaaaattagctcgactctgctcgaacttggctcaaaatttttttgacctccaaaaattagctcgactcaacttgaacttagtttcgaatcaagtcgaattgagctttttcgagttaagcgagttaatcgggctaactcggttcatgtacaactctagttaTAATTTAAACCtacacccatacgccagatttgtTTTTTATCTAATATCATGCGGTTATTTCAAGAGGCATATTCTTACAATCGCTCTTAGTgactgattgtgagtttttccttttattgATTTACACCGATATACGGTGTAACAACCTTGATTTTTGTGACCTACTTGAGACCCCTACTAAAcaaattaataattttatttttttccccttattAATAAAACTAACCACTTAGTCAATTAGTAAAAGCACTCTCGGTAGAAGGATAACTCAGTGGATTGATTCCCCACACcgtaaaatttatatttttaccaAAACTAGCAATTCCTTGATATttttaaaactaaattaaatcTAAGCATAActaaataacataaatcaaaTAATCCTATAATGAGTTTTGATAATAATTagtttataaatgtataaatgtAATTTAATTTAGATTCTAAATTTAATGTAATTAAATATTAATTTAATAGATTTATTTATCTCATAATatctgaaaatttttaaaaataacttagaTTATTACCTAAATCTAATGGaaattaattaaatcaattaatccaaaaaatttcaaatatttaaacTAAAATCTAACAAGTTATTCAAATCTAATAACTTCAAACAAAAATTCAACAATTTCTAAGATTTGAATTTAAAACAAgataaaataagaaaatctaaaattttaaatttttgtaaAGGATCACCCACCTTCTAGTTGCTGCTTTAAGGACTCAAATTCGATCCCAATCCAACCTGAACATAACCCGAATGTGACCCGTCGCAACCTGAACGTGACCCGATCGCAGTCCgaattctttgtttctttttctcaTTCTCTCCCGTTCTCTCTAatgttctctctttctctctctctctctctctctctctctctcataagaaGGGGAAAAAGGGTAGGGGGAAGAGAAAATCAGCTTCATGGCGACATACGATAGCAACACATGttgcttaaatttttttaacaaacccgtgggtcccacatgatgaatggtttttattgatgcaagaatctggaccaccctccgtCGAACTCTAAGTACTCGGAATGAACCCTGGTCCTGTGCAGAAAGGTAagtaaaggagaccttggcttgagcaggggaccctccgatgcctaagtcaagatagggaatctgggtctaagtagtgtagagtaGTGCGGGTGTAGGATATTGCATACCCATTTCTATAGAAATGTACCATTTTTATACCTGAAGGTTGCTTAGGATGTGCCCGATAATCTAGGCATAGTCATAGCCACTCTGCGAGGGCTACGCGTGCGAGGTAATTGGCGGTTATCCCAAGATCGTGCTGGTCGTGCCGCAAGCACTACCTGATCATGGCGCGAGATCTGCCTCTGCCGAGACTTAGCCTTTATCCGAACCGACCTCATGGTCCCGTAGTCTTTATCCGAGCCGACCTCATGGTCCGAGCTTCACTCGGTGACCCGAATCTA
Coding sequences:
- the LOC131248659 gene encoding 28 kDa ribonucleoprotein, chloroplastic, which translates into the protein MAAAASYTSSLPNKTVACASFNPSSFPSSSLHFPYPLSSFLTSSLSTSHALDCPASVLRSATNRRVPRILAVVEEEPIAATEPEEEASEEDGNGGLSGGPELQLQTSKLYVCNLPRSCDIAELLEVFKPYGTVQSVEVSRNTETGLSRGSGYVTMSSIPEAKAAIAALDGSDLGGREMHVRFSVDLFSRKKDTGALNSAMKNIVFESPYKAYVGNLAWSVRPEDLREHFSQFGNVVSTRVLYDRKAGKSRVYGFISFSSAAELEAAKSSSGKEFRGRTLLVREIFKKE